The Candidatus Denitrolinea symbiosum DNA window TGATTCGAAACCATCAGCCAGGGATCGGAGAACCCGGAGAAATCACAGGAAAGGTCGGGCTGCATGCGCGCCTGAACCCGCAGTTGATTCTCGCCGAAGCGCAGCAAACCCGTCGGGATTTTGACCTCGGCCGTCGTCACCTGCTCGGTATCCTTCGAGAACGGGACGCTGAAAACTGCCTGGCCGTTTAGTTCGACGGAGATCGAGGAGACGCCGTAATCGAGCAGCCCGGAGTGATAATAGACCAGGCGCAAAAGGCCCTTGTCGGTAGCCAGCTGCTCCTTCGCGGCGAAGAACGAAAAATCAGCTTGCTGGATGCCGATGCCGCTCAACTGCTGGTTGCTGTAGCCCAAATCCTGCAGGGTGAAATCTTCGACGATCGGCGCGTTTCCAGATAGTGTGTGGACATCCCGAATGTAGGAAAGGGACGGATTGGCGTAGGTGAACAGATTCCCCGCGCCGGCTGCCTGCGCCGCTTTTACAACCGCCTCACCGGTGTTGCCGCTCACAAGCAGAATCACCTTGTTGGGATTCCACGGCGAATGGGCAAGTTCGAGAACGCCGTCATTGGCAGATTCCGCTGGCAGATCGGAAAATTTCCCGCCAGAGACCGGCGCGGGGAAAGCGATGCCTTCCAGTCGGGAAAGGCTGCCAGGCATGCCAACGAAGATGAGGTTGCTGGCGCCCAGCTGCTCGTCCGTCAACCGATCTTCGGTCACGAGGCTGATTCCGAAGGGATTCTCGATCAGCGAGCCGAATCCCGCCATGACGTCCAGCGCGGCCCGAAGCTCGTCCACCGCGGGGCTTTTGGGGACGACCAGCAGAGTCTGGTCGGGGAGCAGCGAATTTCTCAGGTAAAACGGCGCCGGGAGGCGGGACAGATTCAATTCGGGCGAGGTAATGTCAAACATCAGGTCGAACCGCGAAGTAGCCTTGACAACGACCGTTGTGCGGATGTCGTACACGCAATCGAGTTGGGCGTTCAGTTGGATATCCAGTTCATGCTGACCGCTCTCGCGGATGGACGTGGTGGCGCCTTCGGGGATCGGGAAAGTTCTCGTCTGGCTGCCGATCTCGCTCAACTGGATGTATCCCAGAATTATCTTGTTAAATGAGACGATCAACGTGCCGGAATAGGCTTCCCCGCCCTGCTGGAATCGTCCAACGTCGGCGCCGCTCAGCGTCACATCGAAATCCACGACCGCCTGGCCGCCGGGTTTCAACTGCCAGTTGGCCGGCGTACTGAACGTTTTACGCGTCCCGTCCAACGGTCCGACGAGAACGGAATCGGCGTAACCCAGCTGGGCAAACGTCACCGACGCGGAATTTTCCGCGCCCTGCGTCTGCCCGACCAGGCCAGGCGCGCCCGAAAGTCCGCCCGCCGCGGCCTGGATGGGATTTGCCAGCAACAACAATAAAACGCAAAACGCGATAAAAGCCTTAGTATTCATGGGGCTCCCTTCATGGAATAATCACAGTTCAGCCGACCGCTCTATCCAAACGGGCGGACCTTGTACTGGTTGATCTTCTTGTCGGATTGCATGGAAATTTCCAGCGCCTGCCCGGCCTGGTTGACGAAGACGTTGAACGACTCGCCGCCCTGGCGGTCGGCCAGGCCGATGCGCGCGTCGAGTTCGACGAAACGGTCGCCGCCGGGTTCAAGCGTCATGGGCTGGTTCAACGCCTCCTGGATGCTCGCCATCCTGCCGATCGCCGAATTCGCGTCGGTGGACGGGAGAAGGACGCCGAACTCCAGCCTGGACCATCGGCCGACAATATCGTTGCCGCGCAGTTGTTCCTTCAGGACTTCGTTGGCTTTGCGCAGGATCCGATTGACGTAGGCTTGCGGAAGGGAATCAAAATATTCCTCGATGCCGTTCAGATAGACAAAGGCCAGCGTCTGCACGCTTTCGGGCTGCTTTGCCATCTCTTCGCGCATCCGCCGCTCGAAATACGAACGGCTGTAAGCCATCGATTCGTAGTCCATCATCTTTCGTTCGCTCAGTTTTTCCAGCGTACCGGCAAGCACGTCGCGGAAGATCGCCAGGCCCACGCCCAACACCAGGCCGAACATCAGGGCCAGCCCGGCGTCCTGGAGCGGACGCGGATAATACGGGGCGGCCGGCTCCACCGCCTTGTCGAGGAATTCAATATCGTAGGCGACGTACAGCTTCTGGATAAAATCAATGGCGTTTTGACCGATGCTGTTCGCCAGCATGGCCGCCGCCTTCGGATCGGGACCCTGAACATTAAAGCGAATGATATTCGTATCGGGCAGGACCGCCACCGAAGTGGTGTACTGCGCGTAATCCTCGGGATTGACGCGCAGCAGCTCGTACGTATTGTTGATGATTTGCGGACTGTTGATCACTTCCGCATAGGTGGTGATGATCGAACGCTTGTCCAACGCCTCGATGCTGTTGACCAGGTCCCGTCCTTCCACGAATTGCAGGTTAGGGCTGATGATGAAGCGGGCGTACGCTTCGTAGCGGGGGACCGCGACGTAATAAGAGTAAAACAAAGACAGGTTCACCGCCACCAAAACGGCGGCAAGGATCAACCACCAACCACGCTGAATAACCCTGAGATAGTAACGAATTTCCATGTGCAGACTCCAATCAAAACGGTTGAATACGCATCAAACAAATTAGCTTTCGCTCCAGGCGGAACGGAAACATTCAACGCGCCATGTTACAAAACGCCCCGCGCGGGAACGCGTTTCATGGTTGAAATCGTTAAACATGCCCTGACTGCCATTAAACCTCGCTTTCCAACAAGCAAACTGGGATAAAATACAACGGCATTATACTATTGTTCATCAAAATTCTTGCATTTTTGAAAGGTCGCGGCAATGACCCTTTTGGTTGATACGACAATCGCAACCCTTTTTTGGATTTGCGTCGGAGGCATTCTTTACACCTATTTCGGATACCCGCTTCTCGTCGCCCTGCTCGCGAGACTCCGCCCCGCGCCCGCGCCGCGCGCGCAAAGCGCGGACCTGCCGTCGGCGACATTGCTGATCGCGGCCTACAACGAAGAAATCGCCATCGAAGACAAGATCCAAAATTCCCTCGCCATCGAATATCCCCGCGAGCGATTCCAAATCCTCATCGTGACGGACGGCTCATCCGACCGGACGCCCGAGCTCGCGGGACGTTACGCCGGGCGCGGCATCGAGTCGACACACCAGCCCGAGCGGCGCGGCAAAATGGCCGCCATCAACCGCGCCATGCCCCAGGCGCGCGGCGAAATTATCGTTTTTTCGGACGCGAATAATTTTTATCAGCCCGACACCATCCAGAAGTTGGTCGCGCCGTTCAGCGACCCCGCCGTCGGCGCGGTGAGCGGCGCAAAGGTCATCCAAAAAGGAGACGGCAGCCTGGGCGAATCCGAAGGGCTGTATTGGAAATACGAATCCTTCATCAAGAAACAGGAAAGCCGGTTGGGAAGCTGCACCAGCGCCGCGGGCGAGATCCTCGCGTTGCGAAAAGAACTCTACACGCCGCCGCCAGACCGCGTCATCAACGACGATTTCTACCTCGCCATGCAGGTCCTCCGCAAAGGCTACCGCATGGTCTACGCGCCCGAGGCGAAATCCAGCGAGCGCGTCTCGCTGACCGCGCAGGACGAGATCGTCCGCCGCACGCGCATCAACGCGGGACGCTATCAAGCCATCGCGCTGGCAAAAGATTTCCTGCCGCTCAACCGTCCCGTCCTCGTCTGGCAGATCGTCTCGCACAAATTCCTCCGCCCGCTGGTTCCGTTCTTCATGATCGCCGCGCTGCTCTTCAACCTGCTGGCCGTCCTCCTCCCTCCACGCGGCGGTTTTTGGACGCTGGGCTCGCCATACGGACCGATCTTCCTCGCCCTGCAAATCGCCTTCTACGCGCTGGCGCTCGTGGGATCGCGCCTGCAACAACATGGCCGACAAAGCAAGCTGGCCCGCGCCCTCTACCTCCCCACTTTTCTGGTGAACAGCAACCTGGCCGCGTTCAACGGATTCCTGCGATTCGCCCGCGGCGAGCAGGGACATCTCTGGGAACGCATCCAACGACGTTGAAGCGGACTCCTCCCCCCCGAGCATTTATGACGCCCGAACCGAATCCTCCCAAGACCCTCATCGTGGATCTCTCCAACCTTTACGGCGGATCCTCGTCCCGCGTCCTCTCGCTGCTGACGCGCTTCCCCGCGGGGACGGCC harbors:
- a CDS encoding glycosyltransferase family 2 protein, whose translation is MTLLVDTTIATLFWICVGGILYTYFGYPLLVALLARLRPAPAPRAQSADLPSATLLIAAYNEEIAIEDKIQNSLAIEYPRERFQILIVTDGSSDRTPELAGRYAGRGIESTHQPERRGKMAAINRAMPQARGEIIVFSDANNFYQPDTIQKLVAPFSDPAVGAVSGAKVIQKGDGSLGESEGLYWKYESFIKKQESRLGSCTSAAGEILALRKELYTPPPDRVINDDFYLAMQVLRKGYRMVYAPEAKSSERVSLTAQDEIVRRTRINAGRYQAIALAKDFLPLNRPVLVWQIVSHKFLRPLVPFFMIAALLFNLLAVLLPPRGGFWTLGSPYGPIFLALQIAFYALALVGSRLQQHGRQSKLARALYLPTFLVNSNLAAFNGFLRFARGEQGHLWERIQRR